GATTCATTAAGGATCTTACGTCGGGATCGTCGGGATTGATATAAGGCTCGTTTGCAAAAGGCGGGATTATCTGGAAATCTGTCGCTTCAAACATCTTCGTAACCTCCTATACTACGTTTTTTTCTATTGTAAAGCCTTCCTGGAATCTATTTAGGCTCAGGTTTGAAATGTCAACGCTTCTCGGTTCTCCATGTACTATCCATTCGGCGACAGCCTCTCCAACAGCCGGTGCTAACATGAATCCGTGACCGGAGAACCCAATTGCATAGTAGAAGTTATCAATATCGACGGCGCGATCGATGATGGGTTGAGCATCGGGAGACATGTTATAGAGACCTGCCCAGTGTCTCAATACTCTAACGTCGCGTAGGAATGGAAAGAATTTAGGCATCTTCTCGGTCATTTCTCTTAGGAACTTCCAAGTTGGGGTAACATTATGTCCAGGGAGTTCGTCCTTGTCACCCTGCCCCATGATGAAGTTTCCCGCCTTTGTCTGTCTTATGTAGAAGTTATTCTCGAAACTTATGACCAGCGGATCCATAATATGCTCTAGAGGCTCCGTTACGAAGATCTGGTGTCTATAGGACTCAGTAGGAAGCTCAACTCCAGCCATCGCCCCCACCTCATGGGAGTATCCGCCGGCAGCGTTAACGACAACTTCTGTTTCGATCTTACCTTTGCTTGTTTGCACAGCCACAATTCTTCCATCTTCGGTAATGATATTTTCTGCAGATGTATGAGTTAAGATCTCAACCCCCATTCTCTCAGCGGCCCTAGCATATGCAAACGTTGTCAGGTGAGGATTTGCGTGACCATCACTTGAACAGTAAGCGGCGGCTCTAACACCTGACATGTCGATAAACGAGAACTTCGAAGATGCTTCGTTTTTTGACAGGAGCTCAACATCAAGATTCTCTTCCTGTTGCATCTTGGTGTTTCTTTCGAAAAGCAAAACCTCTTCTTCTGTGTAGGCCAGAAGAAGATAACCTCCCTGAAAGTATTCGATATCGAACCCCACTTCGCTTTCGAATCTCTTAAAATGCTCAACACTCCGCATTGCCAGTCTCACATTCATTCTCTCAGACCATTGCTGTCTTATGCCTCCGCCACACCGACCAGTAGAACCTGAAGAAAGATAGTCTTTTTCAAGAACAACAACATCGCTCACACCATTTTTTGCAAGATAGAAGGCAACTGCAGTTCCGATTACACCTCCGCCGATAACAACAACTTTGTACCTACTCTTCACTATCATCAACCCCAGTTTCAGCTATTGCTTTGAAGCTTACAGGCATAGAAGGTGGTCTGAATATCCCTGGAGCAAGCTCTTCAACAGGCACTCCCGTCTCCCTTGACAGAATCATCAAAGTATTTAGTCTGCACGTCCTACCTCCGCAGGGTCCCATACTTATTCTCAAGTACCTGCGCAGTTCTTCGAAATCCTTATACCCATCTTTTATCGCTTTTCTTATCTGATCTACTGTGACTTCTTCACAACGGCATACAATGGTTTCTGCCTCTTGTGAAGGCACGAAAATGTTTCTAACTCCTTGTGCAACTTCCGAAGGAACAATGATGTAGACAAGATTTGTTTTGTTTGGAGACCTTGCTACTCTTTCCACCTCTGCCGTACATATCACTTCCCCATTCCTTCCCAATGCACTTACATACTGACCCTTTACGGGCAGGGGAAGAAACTCGTAGGGGATACCGATCGATGAGGTTCCGTCTTTGTTCTCTCTGAACATAAAAATCGCAAGACCTGGGCACTTAGTGGCGCAAATGCTACAACCAGTACACCTGGAATAGTCTATTGTGGGAATAGAGTTGATGTTCTCTCCAACTCTTATCGCTCCAACCGGACAACTCGTTTCGCAAGGATTACAGGGGATCGGCTCAAAGCACTCGATTATGGGTCGCAACTTTCCTTTGTAGCTATCGAAGTCACATTCAATTCTTTCACTGAAAGAAGCCTCCTCAACTTTCCCTCCGAGTTTTCTTATACCGGACCTCGTCTTTGATGAAGAAGGACCACTGCGGAACTTCCTTAATGTTTCCTTCAAGTAGTTCAGCCGTTCCTGATCACATCTGCCAGTTAAGTCTTCAACGATTGTAAGTCCAGCAATTCTTCCTTCTATCATTGCCGTTGTTGCCTCTTCTATTCCCGAAACATCACCAGCCACGAACAGGTCGGGTATTGAGGTTCTCATGTCATCATTTCTCAGAGGGACATAACCTCCTAACTCCTGTATGTATTCAATCACGCAACCAGCTTGGGCAGCTAGTTCTATCGATGGGGATAATCCCACTGCGATGCATATGGTATCGACCACGAACTCTCTTTCTGTTCCCGGAATCGGTCTCCATCTCTCGTCAAGCTCAGAAACCACAGCTCCTTTGACTGAATCCTTTCCGATGGCTCTTGAGATTGTGTGCCTTAGATTTACTGGGATACCCAGTCGTTTCACTTTGTCGGCATGCACCTGATAGCCCCCGATTTTGTCAGAAGCCTCGATTATTGCTTTTACCTCTGCACCGGCCTGCATAAGCTGGTAAGAGACAATAAGGCCGATATTTCCCGACCCGATCATCAGAACATTCGTGCCGGGAAGAATACCGAACTGGTTCATGAGAGTCTGGACGGCACCGGCTCCGTATACACCTGGTAGATCATTGTTCTCGAACTGCAGGAATTTCTCTGATGCGCCCGATGCTAGAAGTATCTTCTTAGGCATTAACACTTCAGTCGTGTCCCTTTTCATATCTACTACTGGGACACCGTCGGGATAGATTGCGATGACAGAGTGCTCCGTCAGTATTCTGGCATTCTCGAATGAGTTCAGCTCTTCGTTCAATCTATCGGCTATCTCATATCCCCTAACTGACGCAAAGAAACCCTCATTGCCAAAGAACTTGTGTGTCTGCTTGATGAGCTGTCCTCCAGTGGAAACCGCTTCATCTACCAGCAGTACCGACAGACCGCTTCTCGCTGCTTCTAATGCGCCAGACAATCCGGCCGGTCCACCGCCTACAACAAGAAGATCGAGATTATTCAATGATCTCACCCTTGCCTGACTGCCTTCTAACTTTCATTCCGGGTCTCACCGGAGTTATGCAAGTGCGAACATTTGGTTTTCCATCTACTTCCATTAAGCAGGAAGAACACTTTCCTATTGCGCAGAAAAGCCCTTGAGGGCGGTTTTTCTTGGGGCTGTATCGCAGATTTCTTATACCATTTGCATGTAGAGCAGCCGCAATGGACTCACCCAAATACGCCAAAAGCTCTCTCCCTTCGAAAAAGAAAGTGATCTTCTCGCTGCGCTCAAACGAAAGCAATGGATGCTCAGTAATTCTCTCCAAGGTATCGCCTCCATATAATGTCTATTACAAGTATAATTCCTTTTCTTCTCCTGAA
This genomic window from Mesotoga sp. Brook.08.105.5.1 contains:
- a CDS encoding FAD-binding oxidoreductase — translated: MIVKSRYKVVVIGGGVIGTAVAFYLAKNGVSDVVVLEKDYLSSGSTGRCGGGIRQQWSERMNVRLAMRSVEHFKRFESEVGFDIEYFQGGYLLLAYTEEEVLLFERNTKMQQEENLDVELLSKNEASSKFSFIDMSGVRAAAYCSSDGHANPHLTTFAYARAAERMGVEILTHTSAENIITEDGRIVAVQTSKGKIETEVVVNAAGGYSHEVGAMAGVELPTESYRHQIFVTEPLEHIMDPLVISFENNFYIRQTKAGNFIMGQGDKDELPGHNVTPTWKFLREMTEKMPKFFPFLRDVRVLRHWAGLYNMSPDAQPIIDRAVDIDNFYYAIGFSGHGFMLAPAVGEAVAEWIVHGEPRSVDISNLSLNRFQEGFTIEKNVV
- a CDS encoding FAD-dependent oxidoreductase — translated: MNNLDLLVVGGGPAGLSGALEAARSGLSVLLVDEAVSTGGQLIKQTHKFFGNEGFFASVRGYEIADRLNEELNSFENARILTEHSVIAIYPDGVPVVDMKRDTTEVLMPKKILLASGASEKFLQFENNDLPGVYGAGAVQTLMNQFGILPGTNVLMIGSGNIGLIVSYQLMQAGAEVKAIIEASDKIGGYQVHADKVKRLGIPVNLRHTISRAIGKDSVKGAVVSELDERWRPIPGTEREFVVDTICIAVGLSPSIELAAQAGCVIEYIQELGGYVPLRNDDMRTSIPDLFVAGDVSGIEEATTAMIEGRIAGLTIVEDLTGRCDQERLNYLKETLRKFRSGPSSSKTRSGIRKLGGKVEEASFSERIECDFDSYKGKLRPIIECFEPIPCNPCETSCPVGAIRVGENINSIPTIDYSRCTGCSICATKCPGLAIFMFRENKDGTSSIGIPYEFLPLPVKGQYVSALGRNGEVICTAEVERVARSPNKTNLVYIIVPSEVAQGVRNIFVPSQEAETIVCRCEEVTVDQIRKAIKDGYKDFEELRRYLRISMGPCGGRTCRLNTLMILSRETGVPVEELAPGIFRPPSMPVSFKAIAETGVDDSEE
- a CDS encoding (2Fe-2S)-binding protein, encoding MERITEHPLLSFERSEKITFFFEGRELLAYLGESIAAALHANGIRNLRYSPKKNRPQGLFCAIGKCSSCLMEVDGKPNVRTCITPVRPGMKVRRQSGKGEIIE